GGGAGGAACTCGCGGCCTCGGTCTGGCGATCGCCCGCGCCTGTCTGGCTGAGGGGGCAGCAGTCGTCATCGCTTCGCGTTCCCCGGAGTCGGTGGAGCGCGCCTTGCGTGAGCTGTCGCAGAGCGGAGACCGAGCGGCCGGGATGGCCGTGGACGTGGCCGATCCGGATCAGGTCCGCGCTCTGGGACGGCTGGCGCTGGAGAGTTTCGGCAGCCCCGACATCTGGGTCAACAATGCCGGCCTCTCGGCACCCTACGGCGCTACGATGCATGTCCAGCCCGAGGAATTCGTCGCCGTGGTTCAGGCCAACATCCTGGGGGTGTATTGGGGGAGCCGCGAGGCCATGCGCCACTTCCTGGGGCGCGGTTCGGGCAAGTTGATCAATGTCCTCGGGCGCGGCGCCGATCGCCCCGTCGCCTTCCAGAACGCCTACGCCGCCAGCAAGGCCTGGGTCCGCTCGTTCACGCTGTCACTGGCGAAGGAGTACCGCACGACCGGCATCG
This sequence is a window from Anaerolineales bacterium. Protein-coding genes within it:
- a CDS encoding SDR family NAD(P)-dependent oxidoreductase → MGILNGKVAVITGGTRGLGLAIARACLAEGAAVVIASRSPESVERALRELSQSGDRAAGMAVDVADPDQVRALGRLALESFGSPDIWVNNAGLSAPYGATMHVQPEEFVAVVQANILGVYWGSREAMRHFLGRGSGKLINVLGRGADRPVAFQNAYAASKAWVRSFTLSLAKEYRTTGIGVFGFLPGMVRTDMLIHPTAVEGYQDRLGVMETIVRMWAQEPDIPAARAVWIASSAT